A genome region from Glycine max cultivar Williams 82 chromosome 5, Glycine_max_v4.0, whole genome shotgun sequence includes the following:
- the LOC100807926 gene encoding uncharacterized protein, with amino-acid sequence MATMVENEGRAVDDQELVIIEGEEKDEEEQLREEKINENEKEKEGEQKNNSEKEINQMPLYSKFLKDLLTKKSKYIHSDNIVVEGNCSTVIQRILPPKHKDPGSVTIPCSIGSVSVGKALIDLGASINLMPLPMCRRLGELEIMPTGMTLQLANRSIVRPYGVIEDVLVKVKQITFPADFVVMDLEEEAEIPLILGCPFLSTASCVVDMNVTFDLFEAMKHPNDNKAYFKVEKVEDEIDMVARAMVLQSPLEKALNNTVECLTMEEEKEVQTCLEELDGVKEKSVGHVVFEELKNNWPTEKAKVELKTLPEHLKYVFLGENEANPVIINSSLRMEEEDQLVKVLKKHKVAIGWHISDLKGINLSYCMHKINMEADYKPVR; translated from the exons ATGGCAACCATGGTTGAGAATGAGGGAAGAGCAGTTGATGACCAAGAACTAGTGATTattgaaggagaagaaaaagatgaagaggAACAGTTGAGggaggaaaaaataaatgagaatgagaaagaaaaagaaggagagcAGAAAAATAATAGcgagaaagaaataaat CAGATGCCACTATATTCAAAATTCTTGAAAGATCTGTTAACTAAGAAGAGCAAGTACATTCACAGTGACAATATagttgtggaaggaaattgcagCACAGTGATCCAAAGAATccttccacctaagcacaaagatcctggaaGTGTCACAATTCCATGCTCTATTGGTTCTGTGTCTGTTGGAAAGGCTCTCATTGATTTGGGAGCCAGCATTAACTTGATGCCACTCCCCATGTGTAGGAGGCTAGGAGAGTTGGAAATTATGCCAACGGGAATGACACTACAGCTTGCAAATCGTTCTATAGTAAGGCCATATGGGGTGATTGAAGATGTTCTAGTTAAGGTGAAGCAGATTACCTTCCCCGCAGATTTTGTTGTAATGGATCTTGAAGAGGAAGCTGAAATTCCCTTGATTTTGGGCTGTCCCTTCTTGTCAACAGCCAGTTGTGTGGTAGACATG AATGTTACATTTGACTTATTTGAGGCGATGAAGCACCCAAATGATAATAAGGCCTATTTTAAAGTAGAAAAAGTGGAAGATGAGATAGATATGGTAGCTAGAGCCATGGTATTGCAGTCTCCACTTGAAAAAGCACTAAACAACACTGTAGAATGTCTGaccatggaagaagaaaaagaagtgcaGACTTGTCTTGAAGAATTAGATGGTGTAAAGGAAAAATCTGTTGGACATGTGGTATTTGAAGAATTGAAAAACAATTGGCCAACAGAAAAAGCTAAAGTAGAGTTGAAGACCCTTCCTGAACATCTAAAGTATGTATTTTTGGGGGAGAATGAAGCCAATCCAGTGATCATCAATAGTTCTTTGAGGATGGAAGAGGAGGATCAACTAGTGAAGGTATTAAAGAAACATAAGGTAGCCATTGGATGGCACATTTCTGATTTGAAAGGAATCAACCTTTCTTATTGTATGCATAAGATCAATATGGAAGCTGACTATAAGCCTGTGAGATAG
- the LOC106798784 gene encoding uncharacterized protein, which yields MVQEGIVLGHKIFERGIEVDKAKIDVIEKLPPLVNVKGVRSFLGHARFNRWFIKDFSKIAKPLSNLLNKDALFLFDEDCLKAFNILKTSLVSAPVITTPNWGQEFELMCDASDYAVGAVLGQRKGRVFHAIYYASKVLNDAQINYATTKREMLAIVYTLKKFSYQRKKGSENLVTDHLSRLVNEEVTLKELEIRDEFPDESLVMVNERPWFADLANFKAAGIIPKDLTWRQRKKFLHDARFYIWDDPHLFKIRADNLLRRYNIVEVEIFDCWGIHFISPLPTSFGNEYILVAVDYVSKWVEAVAAPKNDAKTVLKFLKKNIFARFGVPRVLISDGGSHFCNNQLQKVLGQYHVTHKVASPYHPQTNGQAEVFNREMKKILEKTVASSRKDWSSKLDDALWAYKTAFKTPIGLSPF from the exons ATGGTGCAAGAAGGTATTGTCTTGGGCCACAAGATCTTTGAGAGGGGGATTGAAGTTGATAAAGCTAAGATTGATGTGATTGAGAAGTTACCCCCTCTTGTTAATGTCAAAGGAGTCAGAAGCTTTTTAGGGCATGCTAGGTTTAATAGGTGGTTTATAAAGGACTTTTCAAAGATTGCCAAGCCACTCAGCAATTTGCTTAACAAGGATgcattgtttttatttgatgaaGACTGTTTGAAAGCATTCAATATCCTAAAGACCAGCCTAGTGTCTGCTCCTGTGATTACAACACCAAATTGGGGTCAAGAGTTTGAActaatgtgtgatgcaagtgattatgcTGTAGGCGCTGTCTTAGGCCAGAGAAAAGGCAGAGTATTCCATGCAATTTACTATGCTAGCAAGGTCTTGAATGATGCTCAGATTAATTATGCTACCACAAAGAGGGAAATGCTAGCAATTGTCTATACATTGAAGAAATTCAG TtatcaaagaaagaaaggatCCGAAAATTTGGTAACTGACCACTTGTCAAGACTAGTCAATGAAGAAGTAACTCTGAAGGAGCTAGAAATAAGGGATGAATTCCCTGATGAATCACTGGTTATGGTGAATGAGAGACCATGGTTCGCAGATTTGGCTAACTTCAAGGCAGCTGGAATCATTCCCAAGGATTTGACTTGGCGACAGAGGAAGAAATTCCTACATGATGCTCGCTTCTATATCTGGGATGATCCACATTTGTTTAAGATTAGAGCTGACAACCTTTTGAGAAGATAT AACATCGTGGAAGTGGAAATCTTTGATTGCTGGGGAATTCATTTCATAAGTCCTCTTCCTAcatcttttggaaatgaatacATTCTTGTAGCGGTAGATTACGTCTCCAAGTGGGTTGAAGCAGTGGCTGCTCCAAAGAATGATGCTAAGACTGTGCTGAAGTTTCtgaagaagaatatttttgctCGCTTTGGAGTGCCTAGAGTCCTAATAAGTGATGGGGGTTCTCATTTTTGTAACAACCAACTGCAGAAGGTGTTAGGCCAATATCATGTCACACACAAAGTAGCCTCACCTTATCACCCACAAACAAATGGCCAAGCTGAAGTCTTCAAtagagaaatgaagaaaatcTTGGAGAAAACTGTAGCTTCCTCAAGAAAAGATTGGTCAAGTAAGTTGGATGATGCATTATGGGCTTACAAAACCGCATTCAAAACACCCATAGGCTTATCACCATTCTAA